The following are encoded together in the Bradyrhizobium algeriense genome:
- a CDS encoding alpha/beta hydrolase family protein encodes MRGRWSLAILGVVLILAGGLLAHFTQTAGGIRIQDIRFKGAKGNTMSALLYIPANATPQIPAPGILAVHGYINSRETQDGFAIEFARRGYVVLALDQTGHGYSDPPAFANGFGGPDGLAYLRSLEIVDKNNIGLEGHSMGGWTVLAAATAAPNDYKSMVLEGSSTGKPFAAEGTPSWPRNVALVFAQYEEFSTLMWGVDKARDVTQSPKLWALFGTQGPVEPGKVYGDIAQGTARVLYTPAITHPAEHISHEAIGHSLDWFAKTLQGGTSRPVDDQIWLAKEIGTLIALLGFVALLIGAFDALLEAPMYSRLRLPEIADGTMPEHTAASGRRWTAAFILSAFIPALTYYPAFALGGTFLTPSAFLPQGITNQILVWAVINGLITLALMRFAPKRASRSGIVLQSVVIAIASVAIGYAALLLADLAFKIDFRFWIVALKLMSAKQFLIFLIYLVPFTAFFVIALHVLHRNFSTMAAPRGALYLTNILALTLGFIVLVGGQYAILWLTGKLFNPLPDPGFVPLSTIVAIQFVPLLAICAVIATFTWRRTGSSLPGALICGLFVTWYVVAGTATQAAI; translated from the coding sequence ATGCGCGGCAGGTGGTCGTTGGCGATACTGGGCGTGGTTCTGATCCTGGCGGGCGGCCTGCTCGCCCATTTCACGCAGACCGCTGGCGGCATCCGGATCCAGGACATCCGCTTCAAGGGCGCCAAGGGCAACACCATGAGCGCCCTGCTCTACATCCCAGCGAACGCCACGCCGCAGATTCCGGCCCCCGGCATCCTCGCGGTCCACGGCTACATCAATTCGCGCGAAACCCAGGACGGCTTCGCCATCGAGTTCGCCCGCCGCGGCTATGTGGTCCTCGCGCTCGATCAGACCGGCCATGGCTATAGCGACCCGCCCGCTTTCGCCAACGGGTTCGGCGGGCCCGATGGCCTCGCCTATCTGCGCAGCCTCGAAATCGTCGACAAGAACAATATCGGGCTCGAGGGGCACTCGATGGGCGGCTGGACCGTGCTGGCGGCGGCCACCGCCGCGCCCAATGATTACAAGTCGATGGTGCTGGAGGGCTCGTCGACCGGCAAGCCGTTCGCCGCCGAAGGGACTCCAAGCTGGCCGCGAAACGTGGCGCTGGTGTTCGCCCAATATGAAGAGTTCTCGACCCTGATGTGGGGCGTCGACAAGGCCCGCGACGTCACCCAGAGCCCGAAGCTGTGGGCGCTGTTCGGCACGCAAGGGCCTGTGGAACCCGGCAAGGTCTATGGCGACATCGCGCAAGGCACGGCGCGGGTGCTCTACACCCCAGCCATCACCCACCCGGCCGAGCACATCTCCCACGAGGCCATCGGCCACAGCCTCGACTGGTTCGCAAAGACCCTGCAGGGCGGCACGTCCCGCCCGGTTGACGACCAGATATGGCTCGCTAAGGAGATCGGCACGCTGATCGCGCTGCTCGGTTTTGTGGCGCTTTTGATCGGCGCCTTCGATGCGCTGCTGGAAGCGCCGATGTATTCCCGGCTGCGGCTGCCGGAGATTGCCGACGGCACCATGCCCGAGCACACCGCAGCGAGCGGCCGGCGCTGGACTGCGGCCTTCATCCTGTCCGCCTTCATCCCCGCGCTGACTTATTATCCGGCGTTTGCACTGGGCGGCACGTTCCTAACACCCTCCGCCTTCCTGCCGCAGGGCATCACCAACCAGATCCTGGTCTGGGCCGTCATCAACGGCCTGATCACGTTGGCCCTGATGCGGTTCGCGCCCAAGCGCGCCAGCCGGAGCGGCATCGTCCTGCAGTCGGTTGTGATCGCGATCGCGTCAGTTGCGATCGGCTATGCGGCGCTGTTGCTTGCCGACCTCGCCTTCAAGATCGACTTCCGGTTCTGGATCGTCGCGCTGAAGCTGATGAGCGCGAAGCAGTTTTTGATCTTCCTGATCTATCTCGTGCCGTTCACGGCGTTTTTCGTGATCGCGCTGCATGTCCTGCACCGCAATTTCTCGACCATGGCCGCGCCCCGCGGGGCGCTTTATTTAACCAATATCCTGGCGCTGACGCTGGGCTTCATCGTGCTCGTGGGCGGGCAATACGCCATTCTCTGGCTCACCGGAAAACTGTTCAACCCGCTGCCCGACCCCGGCTTCGTGCCGCTCTCGACCATCGTCGCCATCCAGTTCGTGCCGCTGCTGGCGATCTGTGCCGTGATCGCGACCTTCACCTGGCGGCGGACCGGCTCCAGCCTGCCCGGCGCCCTGATCTGCGGCCTGTTCGTGACCTGGTACGTGGTCGCGGGGACGGCGACCCAGGCAGCAATATAA
- a CDS encoding TrmJ/YjtD family RNA methyltransferase has protein sequence MSGSGTDKTKSGWDLAGPVVILVEPQLGENIGMAARAMGNFALSRLRIVNPRDGWPNIAAQRAAAGADQILEQAQLFDTVEQAVADLTLLFATTARAHDQAKPVVAPGEAAAEIVAHVGSGGGAGIMFGRERYGLQNEEVALANRIITFPVNPGFASLNLAQAVLLIGYEWFKLSTGGALPFAMPERSEPASQHQMQAFFDNLVRELDKVEFLRPREKRETMLVNLRNIFTRMNPTKQDMHTLHGVVMAIAEGRKGPAKGGVLDGEQATRLRALLAEHGQGPAVPGDSSTVRGLARLLRRNPTDAERVLWQALTRDRRFAGQFKRQTPVGRHIPDFVSFVHRLAIELVNPNESEAIVADRAGRKTWLEARDYRVIEMKVAEVERDLVAELARLEAKLRERS, from the coding sequence ATGTCCGGTTCGGGCACCGATAAAACCAAGTCTGGTTGGGACTTAGCCGGACCTGTTGTGATCCTCGTCGAGCCGCAGCTCGGCGAGAATATCGGCATGGCCGCGCGCGCGATGGGCAATTTCGCGCTTTCCCGTCTAAGAATCGTCAATCCGCGCGACGGTTGGCCGAACATCGCCGCGCAGCGGGCGGCGGCCGGCGCCGACCAGATTCTGGAACAGGCCCAGTTGTTCGACACCGTCGAGCAGGCGGTCGCCGACCTGACACTGCTGTTCGCCACCACCGCCCGGGCCCACGACCAGGCCAAGCCGGTGGTCGCACCCGGGGAAGCGGCGGCCGAGATCGTGGCGCATGTCGGCAGCGGCGGCGGGGCTGGCATCATGTTCGGCCGCGAGCGCTACGGCCTGCAGAACGAGGAAGTGGCGCTCGCCAACCGGATCATCACCTTTCCGGTCAATCCGGGTTTTGCCTCGCTCAATCTGGCGCAGGCGGTGCTGCTGATCGGCTATGAGTGGTTCAAGCTGTCGACGGGCGGCGCCTTGCCGTTCGCGATGCCCGAACGCTCCGAGCCGGCCTCGCAGCACCAGATGCAAGCCTTCTTCGACAATCTGGTCCGGGAACTCGACAAGGTCGAATTCCTCCGCCCGCGCGAGAAGCGCGAGACCATGCTGGTGAACCTGCGCAACATCTTTACCCGCATGAACCCGACCAAGCAGGACATGCACACTTTGCACGGCGTGGTGATGGCGATCGCGGAAGGCCGCAAGGGGCCGGCCAAGGGCGGCGTGCTCGACGGCGAACAGGCGACGCGGCTGCGCGCTTTGCTGGCCGAGCACGGGCAGGGGCCGGCGGTGCCGGGCGACAGTTCTACCGTGCGCGGGCTGGCCCGGCTGCTGCGGCGGAACCCGACCGACGCCGAGCGGGTCCTGTGGCAGGCGCTGACCCGCGACCGGCGCTTCGCCGGCCAGTTCAAGCGCCAGACTCCGGTGGGGCGCCACATTCCGGATTTCGTCTCCTTCGTGCACCGGCTCGCGATCGAGCTGGTCAATCCGAACGAGTCGGAGGCCATCGTCGCCGACCGCGCCGGCCGCAAGACGTGGCTGGAAGCACGCGACTACCGTGTGATCGAGATGAAGGTCGCCGAAGTCGAGCGCGATCTGGTCGCGGAACTCGCTCGGCTCGAGGCGAAGCTGCGCGAGCGCAGCTAG
- a CDS encoding DUF1326 domain-containing protein, producing the protein MATSDWRLEGEWIKNCNCAFGCPCDFNALPTQGYCKGTVGMRITKGHFEKTKLDGLVFAATVHFPGALHEGNGQLQPIIDERATPEQREALFNIMSGQNSAEGTLFQILSLIVTKMHEPLFVPIEFEFDKDGRVARMVATGVLETEVEPIKNPVTGEPHRIQVVMPEGFEHRAAEVASANIRSSGAIKFDTKGTHSSLANVVQTPQGVAA; encoded by the coding sequence ATGGCTACATCTGACTGGCGTCTCGAAGGCGAATGGATCAAGAACTGCAATTGCGCATTTGGCTGCCCGTGCGATTTCAATGCCCTGCCGACCCAGGGTTATTGCAAGGGCACGGTCGGCATGCGGATCACCAAGGGACATTTCGAGAAGACCAAACTCGACGGCCTGGTTTTCGCGGCAACCGTTCATTTTCCCGGTGCGCTGCATGAGGGCAATGGCCAGCTGCAACCGATCATCGACGAGCGCGCCACACCGGAACAACGCGAAGCACTTTTCAATATCATGTCGGGTCAGAACTCTGCCGAAGGCACGCTATTCCAGATTCTCAGCCTGATCGTGACCAAGATGCATGAACCGTTGTTCGTACCGATCGAATTCGAATTCGACAAGGACGGGCGCGTAGCGCGTATGGTGGCGACGGGCGTGCTGGAGACCGAGGTCGAGCCGATCAAGAATCCGGTGACAGGAGAGCCTCACCGCATTCAGGTCGTGATGCCCGAGGGCTTCGAGCACAGGGCGGCCGAGGTTGCTTCGGCCAACATCCGCTCGAGCGGCGCCATCAAGTTCGACACCAAGGGCACGCATAGTTCGCTCGCCAATGTCGTTCAGACGCCGCAGGGCGTTGCGGCCTAG
- a CDS encoding DUF2182 domain-containing protein, with amino-acid sequence MMATSALEQTLRHDRLIVAIGIAVVVAFSWGYLLAGAGIDMSMADMPMDPEPWSPAQAWLMFAMWWVMMIAMMVPSAAPTILLFAAIKRRQATADSPVISSWLFLAGYLVIWAGFSLVAVSVQWALEQSGLLSGMMASTSNLLAGIILLAAGLYQFTPIKRACLRYCQSPVFFLSRHWQPGAIGALRMGFRHGGYCVGCCWFLMALLFVVGVMNLAWVAAVAIYVGLEKLQARSPWLSRAVGVGLIVVGGAVLARGLIVTAAASL; translated from the coding sequence ATGATGGCGACCTCGGCGCTCGAACAGACCCTGCGGCACGATCGCCTGATCGTGGCCATCGGAATAGCCGTCGTCGTTGCGTTCTCCTGGGGCTATCTGCTTGCCGGCGCCGGCATCGACATGAGCATGGCCGACATGCCGATGGACCCTGAGCCGTGGTCGCCGGCCCAGGCATGGCTCATGTTCGCGATGTGGTGGGTGATGATGATCGCGATGATGGTGCCCAGCGCCGCGCCCACCATCCTGCTGTTCGCAGCCATCAAGCGCCGGCAGGCGACCGCGGACAGTCCCGTGATTTCAAGCTGGCTGTTTCTCGCCGGCTATCTCGTGATATGGGCAGGCTTTAGTCTCGTCGCTGTCTCGGTGCAGTGGGCACTTGAACAGTCTGGATTGCTGTCCGGCATGATGGCGAGCACCAGCAATTTGCTCGCCGGGATCATCCTGCTTGCGGCCGGGCTCTACCAGTTCACCCCGATCAAGCGCGCCTGTCTGCGCTACTGCCAGAGCCCGGTGTTCTTCCTGAGCCGACACTGGCAACCGGGCGCCATCGGGGCGCTGCGCATGGGCTTCCGCCACGGCGGCTATTGCGTCGGCTGCTGCTGGTTCCTGATGGCGCTGCTCTTCGTGGTCGGCGTCATGAACCTGGCCTGGGTCGCGGCGGTCGCGATCTATGTCGGGTTGGAGAAGCTGCAGGCGCGTAGCCCATGGCTCAGCCGCGCCGTAGGCGTCGGCCTGATCGTAGTGGGCGGAGCGGTGCTTGCGCGAGGCCTGATCGTCACGGCTGCCGCGTCGCTGTAG
- a CDS encoding TetR/AcrR family transcriptional regulator — MGKSVSKRKAVAARAAGDEESARGRLLSAATHLFCKNGINATGIDAIIDEAGTAKTTLYKLFGSKTNLVNAVLESEGKAWREWFIGAMEDGGGDAQAKLTRIFPALKRWFAEERFYGCPFINAVAEHDKDAKQFRNIALRHKKVVLAHIEKLAAEMGAAEPQMLAHQLALLIDGAIVAAMVSRDPGVADTAGLAAGNLFGPSKVKKPKRAGSPAELVAV; from the coding sequence ATGGGCAAATCGGTTTCAAAGAGGAAAGCTGTCGCGGCACGCGCCGCAGGCGATGAGGAATCCGCGCGCGGGCGCCTGCTTAGCGCGGCGACGCATCTGTTCTGCAAGAACGGCATCAACGCCACCGGGATCGATGCCATCATCGACGAGGCCGGCACCGCCAAGACCACGCTCTACAAATTGTTCGGATCGAAGACCAACCTAGTCAACGCCGTGCTGGAGAGCGAAGGCAAGGCGTGGCGCGAATGGTTCATCGGCGCGATGGAGGATGGCGGCGGCGACGCGCAGGCGAAGCTGACGCGGATCTTTCCTGCGCTGAAGCGCTGGTTCGCCGAGGAACGTTTCTACGGCTGCCCTTTCATCAACGCGGTCGCCGAACACGACAAGGACGCCAAGCAGTTCCGCAACATCGCGCTACGGCACAAGAAGGTGGTGCTGGCGCATATCGAAAAGCTCGCCGCTGAAATGGGCGCCGCCGAGCCGCAAATGCTTGCCCATCAACTCGCATTGTTGATCGACGGCGCCATCGTCGCCGCCATGGTCTCGCGCGATCCCGGCGTCGCCGACACGGCCGGCCTTGCTGCAGGCAATCTGTTCGGGCCGTCGAAGGTGAAGAAGCCGAAGCGGGCCGGTAGTCCTGCGGAACTCGTCGCCGTCTGA
- a CDS encoding OsmC family protein, translating to MTAVAQKTVLTGCLAPIDKNGLEQLIANGKANPKVIKTLKCKTVAEGKFRHANYIRNLAPYIVDEPPGLLGDDTAPNPSEASLAALGSCLAVGLHANAVHRGWIVNKLELELEGDLNITAVWGTGDVSEKPVGFTDVRVKVDMECEGIPKAEIDALVAHVKQWSPVANTFTRPVNLEVSA from the coding sequence ATGACCGCGGTCGCTCAAAAAACGGTGCTTACAGGCTGCCTGGCGCCGATCGACAAAAATGGGCTCGAGCAGCTCATCGCCAACGGCAAGGCCAATCCGAAGGTCATCAAGACCTTGAAGTGCAAGACGGTGGCGGAAGGCAAGTTCCGCCATGCCAACTACATCCGCAACCTCGCGCCTTACATCGTCGACGAGCCGCCGGGCCTGCTCGGCGACGACACCGCGCCCAACCCGTCGGAGGCGTCATTGGCCGCGCTCGGGTCGTGCCTTGCGGTGGGCCTGCACGCCAACGCCGTTCACCGCGGCTGGATCGTCAACAAGCTCGAACTCGAGCTCGAGGGCGATCTCAACATCACGGCGGTGTGGGGCACCGGCGATGTCAGCGAGAAGCCGGTCGGCTTCACCGACGTGCGGGTCAAGGTCGACATGGAATGCGAGGGCATTCCGAAGGCCGAGATCGACGCGCTGGTGGCCCACGTCAAGCAGTGGTCGCCGGTCGCCAACACCTTTACCCGCCCGGTCAATCTCGAAGTCAGCGCGTAG
- a CDS encoding acyl-CoA dehydrogenase family protein, whose amino-acid sequence MGSLAVSRLAIDATLPSASIADQVAVIARKELAPQALAIDEGTLYPDALLRRLGEAGAWGSHQPVNGAADLRCAIQSIAALGEVCGATAFMAWCQNTLVWYASNSGNPKLVAKFADKFASGEILGGTGLSNPMKSFFGIEKLKLRGRKVEGGYVVRGALPWVSNLGAEHFFGTIFEREDGPGGTANGGPGIVMFLADCSNPAITLQPCKPFLAMDGTGTYGVQFRDVFVPDELILAEPAGPFVKKIRAGFILLQAGMALGLIKDCIQIMDEVEAPLGHVNRYLPQQPLQFRELHAEFEKETMALARDPYNSDDSYWRRVVALRLRAGDASVAAAHAAMLHCGARGYLKSHRAQRRLREAYFVAVVTPATKQLRKMLAGDEH is encoded by the coding sequence ATGGGTTCACTGGCGGTATCCCGGCTCGCGATTGACGCAACTCTGCCATCGGCGTCGATCGCCGATCAGGTAGCAGTGATTGCGCGCAAAGAACTCGCACCCCAGGCGCTGGCGATCGACGAAGGCACGCTCTACCCCGATGCGTTGCTCCGGCGGCTTGGCGAAGCCGGCGCCTGGGGCAGCCACCAACCGGTGAATGGCGCGGCCGATCTGCGCTGCGCCATTCAATCGATCGCAGCGCTCGGCGAAGTCTGCGGCGCCACCGCCTTCATGGCGTGGTGCCAGAACACGCTGGTCTGGTACGCCTCGAATTCGGGCAATCCAAAACTCGTCGCCAAATTCGCCGATAAGTTCGCCAGCGGCGAAATTCTCGGCGGCACCGGGCTGTCCAACCCGATGAAGAGTTTTTTCGGCATCGAGAAGTTGAAACTCAGAGGACGCAAGGTCGAGGGCGGTTACGTCGTGCGCGGCGCGCTGCCCTGGGTGTCAAATTTGGGCGCCGAGCATTTCTTCGGCACGATCTTCGAGCGCGAGGACGGGCCCGGCGGCACCGCAAACGGCGGGCCGGGCATCGTGATGTTCCTTGCCGATTGCTCCAATCCCGCGATCACGTTGCAGCCGTGCAAGCCGTTCCTCGCGATGGACGGCACCGGCACCTATGGCGTGCAGTTCCGTGATGTCTTCGTGCCGGACGAGTTGATTCTGGCCGAGCCGGCAGGACCCTTTGTCAAAAAAATCCGCGCCGGCTTTATCCTGCTGCAGGCCGGCATGGCGCTCGGTCTCATCAAGGACTGCATCCAGATCATGGACGAGGTCGAGGCGCCGCTCGGTCACGTCAATCGCTATCTGCCGCAGCAGCCGCTGCAGTTCCGCGAACTCCATGCCGAGTTCGAGAAGGAGACCATGGCGCTGGCGCGCGATCCCTACAATTCCGACGACAGCTATTGGCGGCGCGTGGTGGCGCTGCGGCTGCGCGCCGGTGACGCAAGCGTCGCGGCCGCGCATGCCGCGATGCTCCATTGCGGCGCGCGCGGCTACCTGAAGAGCCACCGCGCCCAGCGCCGGCTTCGCGAGGCCTATTTTGTTGCCGTCGTCACCCCCGCCACCAAGCAGCTTCGCAAGATGCTGGCCGGCGACGAGCACTAA
- a CDS encoding sulfurtransferase, giving the protein MTDVLITAGELAEFLKKEPCVIIDTRNPEAYGAGHLPGAVNVHEIFTYLATSTPEGMQELKTKFADAFGAAGLSGKETAVIYEQSMNSGFGQSCRGYYLLTMLGYPKIKVLHGGYDAWAAAGLPVTTDVPSPVKASFTVVPEAGDILIDAKTMLAAVGKPGIALLDVRDIDEWIGESSSPYGKDFCPRKGRIPGAVWLEWYRMMKPTAEGPRFKSKNEILAECATVGITENTPVYLYCFKGARASNTFLALKNAGVKDVRMYFGSWNEWSRDPALPIEEGLPTEAKLTTKAA; this is encoded by the coding sequence ATGACGGACGTTCTGATTACTGCCGGCGAACTCGCGGAATTCCTCAAGAAAGAGCCGTGTGTCATCATCGACACCCGCAATCCCGAAGCCTACGGCGCGGGGCATCTCCCCGGCGCCGTCAATGTCCATGAAATCTTCACCTATCTGGCGACCTCGACGCCGGAAGGCATGCAGGAGCTGAAGACGAAATTCGCCGACGCGTTCGGCGCTGCCGGGCTTTCGGGCAAAGAAACCGCGGTCATCTACGAACAGTCGATGAATTCCGGCTTCGGCCAGTCCTGCCGCGGCTATTACCTGCTGACCATGCTCGGCTATCCCAAGATCAAGGTGCTGCACGGCGGTTACGACGCCTGGGCGGCGGCGGGGCTGCCGGTCACCACGGACGTGCCGTCGCCGGTGAAGGCATCGTTCACGGTCGTGCCGGAGGCCGGCGATATCCTGATCGACGCCAAGACCATGCTCGCCGCCGTCGGCAAGCCCGGCATCGCGCTGCTCGACGTGCGCGATATCGACGAGTGGATCGGCGAAAGCTCGTCGCCGTACGGGAAGGATTTCTGCCCGCGCAAGGGACGCATCCCCGGCGCGGTCTGGCTCGAATGGTACCGGATGATGAAGCCGACCGCGGAAGGGCCGCGCTTCAAGTCGAAGAACGAAATTTTGGCGGAATGCGCCACCGTCGGCATCACAGAGAATACGCCGGTCTATCTCTACTGCTTCAAGGGCGCACGCGCCTCGAACACGTTCCTCGCACTGAAGAACGCCGGCGTGAAGGATGTCCGGATGTATTTCGGCTCCTGGAACGAATGGTCGCGCGACCCCGCGCTGCCGATCGAGGAGGGGCTGCCGACGGAGGCCAAGCTCACCACCAAGGCGGCCTAA
- a CDS encoding sigma 54-interacting transcriptional regulator, which translates to MDLALGSTAVPQDASLHTAAFEFAVEPALLLDPHADLILDANPAACALLGYDRALLRQTKVSTLHAGQLPSLIVFTQAVLDKGAYWTNALTPRHATGQTLRLEYAGSLVPGDGRALVLLTMSDLDARRRRYVDAAAEDHMRGGIATWQRVERVFQDIERENQLILRAAGEGIYGVNAEGKTTFVNPAAERMLGWAAEELVGKEIHPIVHHTHHDGRHYPDHDCPIYAAFRDGAVHQVEGEVFWRKDGTPVWVEYTSTPIRDRGVVVGAVIVFRDVSQRREADEKLHAALAEVDRLRERLELENAYLQEEIRIETNPRGIIGQSEAIQKTLRQVKLVAPTSAAVMITGESGTGKELIARAIHEASSRRDRPLIRVNCAAIPRELFESEFFGHVRGAFTGAMRDRIGRFELADGGTLFLDEVGEIPLELQGKLLRVLQEGNFERVGEERTRAVDVRLIAATNRDLKQEVQRGRFREDLYFRLNVFPVESVPLRERREDIPLLAQHFLNSESKALKSDLRLSEGDARRLSRYDWPGNVRELQNVIERAAILAQNGRLRIDLPDSSGAQPAPGSARVKADAHPVVMTASEMRAHERANILAALAACSGKVFGPGGAAEMLDIKPTTLASRIKALGIANARGLTG; encoded by the coding sequence ATGGATCTGGCCTTGGGTTCCACGGCCGTGCCACAGGACGCCAGCCTTCACACCGCCGCGTTCGAGTTCGCAGTCGAGCCGGCGCTGCTGCTCGATCCCCATGCCGACCTGATCCTCGACGCCAATCCGGCCGCCTGCGCCCTGCTCGGCTACGACCGCGCGCTGCTGCGGCAGACCAAAGTCAGCACGCTGCATGCAGGCCAACTCCCCTCGTTGATCGTGTTCACCCAGGCCGTCCTCGACAAGGGCGCGTACTGGACCAACGCACTGACGCCGCGTCACGCGACGGGGCAAACGCTCAGGCTCGAATATGCCGGCTCGCTTGTGCCGGGTGACGGCCGCGCGCTGGTGCTGCTCACCATGAGCGATCTCGACGCGCGCCGCCGCCGCTATGTCGATGCGGCGGCCGAGGACCACATGCGCGGCGGGATCGCGACCTGGCAACGGGTCGAGCGCGTGTTCCAGGACATCGAGCGCGAAAACCAGTTGATCCTGCGCGCCGCCGGCGAAGGCATTTACGGCGTCAACGCCGAGGGCAAGACCACCTTCGTCAATCCGGCGGCCGAGCGCATGCTGGGCTGGGCGGCGGAAGAACTGGTCGGCAAGGAAATCCACCCGATCGTTCATCACACCCATCATGACGGGCGGCACTATCCCGATCACGACTGCCCGATCTACGCGGCGTTTCGGGACGGCGCCGTGCATCAGGTCGAGGGCGAGGTGTTCTGGCGCAAGGACGGCACGCCGGTCTGGGTCGAATACACCTCGACGCCGATCCGCGACCGCGGCGTCGTCGTTGGCGCGGTCATCGTGTTCCGCGATGTCAGCCAGCGCCGCGAGGCCGACGAAAAGCTGCATGCGGCACTCGCCGAAGTCGATCGCCTGCGCGAGCGGTTGGAGCTGGAAAACGCTTACCTGCAGGAAGAAATCCGCATCGAGACCAATCCGCGCGGCATCATCGGCCAGAGCGAGGCGATCCAGAAGACGCTGCGCCAGGTCAAGCTGGTGGCGCCGACCTCGGCGGCCGTGATGATCACGGGCGAATCCGGCACCGGCAAGGAACTGATCGCGCGCGCGATCCATGAGGCAAGCAGCCGCCGCGACCGGCCGCTGATCCGGGTCAATTGCGCGGCGATCCCGCGCGAACTGTTCGAGAGCGAGTTCTTCGGCCACGTCCGCGGCGCCTTCACCGGCGCGATGCGCGATCGCATCGGGCGGTTTGAGCTCGCCGACGGCGGCACGCTGTTTCTCGACGAGGTCGGTGAAATTCCGCTGGAGCTTCAAGGCAAGCTGTTGCGCGTGCTGCAGGAGGGCAATTTCGAACGCGTCGGCGAAGAGCGCACCCGCGCGGTCGACGTCCGCCTGATCGCCGCCACCAACCGCGACCTCAAGCAGGAGGTGCAGCGCGGCCGGTTTCGCGAGGATCTTTATTTCCGCCTCAACGTGTTTCCGGTGGAGTCAGTGCCGCTGCGCGAGCGGCGCGAGGACATCCCGCTCTTGGCGCAGCACTTCCTCAACAGCGAGAGCAAGGCGCTGAAATCCGATCTGCGATTGTCGGAGGGAGATGCGCGCAGGCTCTCGCGCTACGACTGGCCGGGCAATGTCCGCGAACTGCAGAACGTCATCGAGCGCGCGGCGATCCTGGCGCAGAACGGCCGGCTGCGCATCGACCTGCCTGATTCATCCGGCGCTCAACCCGCCCCCGGCTCGGCGCGCGTGAAGGCCGATGCCCACCCCGTTGTTATGACGGCATCCGAAATGCGCGCGCACGAGCGCGCCAATATTCTCGCCGCGCTTGCGGCCTGCTCCGGCAAGGTGTTCGGGCCCGGGGGTGCTGCGGAAATGCTCGACATCAAGCCGACCACGCTGGCCTCGCGCATCAAGGCGCTGGGGATTGCAAATGCGCGCGGCTTGACCGGCTAA